The following nucleotide sequence is from Bradyrhizobium roseum.
CTATCTCGAAGAAAAGACCGACCGCGAAATCTTCAACGAGATGGGCGAACTCGGCCTGATCGGCGTCACGCTGCCGGAGGAATATGGCTGCGCCAATGCCAGCTACGTCGCCTACGGCCTGGTGGCGCGCGAGATCGAGCGGGTCGATTCAGGCTATCGCTCGATGAACTCGGTGCAGTCGTCGCTGGTGATGTATCCGATCTATGCCTATGGCGACGAGAACCAGCGCAAGAAATACCTGCCCAAGCTCGCCACCGGCGAGTGGGTCGGCTGCTTCGGCCTGACCGAACCGGATGCCGGCTCCGATCCCAATGGCATGAAGACCCGCGCCGAGAAGGTCGCCGACGGCTACAAGCTGACCGGCAGCAAGATGTGGATTTCCAATGCGCCGATCGCCGACGTCTTCGTGGTCTGGGCAAAATCCGCCGCGCATGACAACCAGATCCGCGGTTTCATTCTCGAAAAGGGCATGAAGGGCCTGTCGGCGCCGAAGATCGGCGGCAAGCTGTCGTTGCGCGCTTCCGTCACCGGCGAGATCGTGATGGACGGCGTGGTGGTGCCGGAGGAGGCGCTGCTGCCCAACGTATCCGGCCTGAAGGGCCCGTTCGGCTGCCTCAACCGCGCCCGCTACGGCATTTCCTGGGGCGTGATGGGCGCCGCGGAAGATTGCATGCACCGCGCCCGGCAATACACCCTCGACCGCAAGCAGTTCGGCCGGCCGCTGGCGG
It contains:
- a CDS encoding acyl-CoA dehydrogenase — encoded protein: MSVRPQAKDKPAAAAFQWDDPFLLDEQLTEDERMIRDTARAYAQDKLLPRVIKAYLEEKTDREIFNEMGELGLIGVTLPEEYGCANASYVAYGLVAREIERVDSGYRSMNSVQSSLVMYPIYAYGDENQRKKYLPKLATGEWVGCFGLTEPDAGSDPNGMKTRAEKVADGYKLTGSKMWISNAPIADVFVVWAKSAAHDNQIRGFILEKGMKGLSAPKIGGKLSLRASVTGEIVMDGVVVPEEALLPNVSGLKGPFGCLNRARYGISWGVMGAAEDCMHRARQYTLDRKQFGRPLAATQLVQKKLADMETEIALGLQGSLRVGRLMDEGKMAPEMISVMKRNNCGKALDIARVSRDMHGGNGIQIEYHVMRHTANLETVNTYEGTHDVHALILGRAITGIQAFS